Proteins encoded by one window of Companilactobacillus ginsenosidimutans:
- a CDS encoding YhgE/Pip domain-containing protein has translation MIRAEWDYLKKHKFMTIVLIAIIFIPSIYAVTFLKSMWDPYGELENIPVAVVNEDRSTTYQGTKLAVGKDLATNLKKSSAMDFTVLNSKKQAKDGLNNGKYFMVITIPKDFSKNATTLLNKKPEKMVLHYETSAGHNYVASKMTSSAAQSAANSVSQQVTKTYSKTMFSSIKKLSKGMSDAASGSKKLGDGTTKLVSANDTMTTGLDQLASSTLTFANGATTLNNGLSTYISGVSSAASGSQTLATGLQTLNGSTSTLASGVGQLANGSGTLASGVQSYTNGVSSLNSGASSLSSGTSQLASGAGTLATNADTLNSGLGQIYQASNELTQQLKQIGNGSTSSGQLNQVSGSIDNLQGQLDSSNSSSVAAIKADLATLQQEIDNQSQNSNSALKEKLSATADQQGLTEDQKAAMLAAVDSSDSGSSDNSALKSSANALSADLNNLATPSATVSSSDLTTVIQQLANASEQLTGQIQTASNGMGQLSTGISSLQANSNQLASGANQISAGTVQLMNNNATLNNGASSLNSGLNSLNGQVPTLTGGIAQLSDGANQLNSGLSQLDANGATITSGAGQLASGATQINSGAQQLQSGSSQMGTGLNQLSDGTTDLTTSLANGAKESKVNPTKLTYDQVAQPTTTKHTERDDAPNNGTGMAPYMISVSLFVGALAFNLMFDLYTPRKYPHSAMGWWASKASLKTGFALFESLLIYLLLTTIDGLAPVHPFATLLMIFLTGTTFMEIVSWLNLVAGKVGSFISMILLVLQLGGSAGTYPIQLSNGFFNAIHPWLPMSYSVDGFRDTLMTGNSSWPELLILFAITLVFMGLTMLFYLRRKSRIKEMDFHEEQAEHSIV, from the coding sequence ATGATTCGTGCAGAATGGGATTACCTTAAGAAGCACAAATTCATGACAATCGTCCTTATTGCGATTATCTTTATTCCTTCTATATATGCGGTAACATTTTTGAAATCTATGTGGGATCCGTATGGTGAACTGGAAAATATTCCGGTAGCCGTGGTCAACGAGGACCGTTCGACTACATATCAAGGAACCAAGTTGGCAGTTGGGAAAGACCTAGCAACCAACTTAAAGAAGTCATCAGCAATGGACTTCACAGTCTTGAATTCGAAAAAGCAAGCCAAAGACGGCTTGAATAATGGAAAATACTTTATGGTCATTACCATACCAAAAGATTTTTCCAAAAACGCTACAACCTTGTTGAATAAGAAACCAGAGAAAATGGTTTTGCATTATGAAACCAGTGCCGGTCATAACTACGTAGCCTCCAAAATGACCAGCTCGGCTGCACAGTCAGCGGCAAATAGTGTTTCTCAACAAGTAACCAAAACTTACTCGAAAACGATGTTCTCTTCTATTAAAAAGTTAAGCAAGGGAATGTCAGACGCCGCCTCTGGTAGTAAAAAATTAGGTGACGGAACGACCAAGTTAGTGTCAGCTAACGACACGATGACGACTGGATTAGACCAACTGGCATCGAGCACCCTAACTTTCGCCAATGGAGCAACAACCTTGAATAATGGGTTGAGCACATACATTAGTGGCGTTTCATCCGCCGCATCCGGAAGTCAAACTTTGGCAACTGGATTGCAGACGTTAAACGGAAGTACATCTACCCTAGCTAGTGGTGTTGGACAGTTAGCCAATGGTAGTGGCACGTTGGCATCTGGTGTACAAAGTTACACTAATGGCGTCAGCTCACTAAATTCCGGAGCTTCATCGTTAAGTTCCGGAACTAGTCAACTTGCAAGCGGTGCTGGAACTCTGGCAACCAATGCGGATACTTTGAATTCAGGCTTAGGTCAAATTTATCAAGCTAGTAATGAATTGACTCAACAATTGAAGCAAATCGGCAATGGTAGCACTAGTTCTGGTCAACTGAACCAAGTTAGTGGTTCAATCGACAACTTGCAAGGACAACTTGATAGTAGCAATTCATCTTCAGTTGCTGCTATCAAAGCAGATTTAGCTACTCTTCAACAAGAGATCGACAATCAAAGTCAAAATTCTAACTCAGCTTTGAAAGAAAAGCTTTCTGCCACGGCTGACCAGCAAGGATTAACTGAGGATCAAAAAGCTGCAATGCTTGCGGCTGTTGACAGTTCTGACTCTGGTTCGAGTGATAACTCAGCCTTGAAGAGTTCCGCAAATGCTTTAAGTGCAGACTTGAATAATTTGGCAACACCAAGTGCTACAGTTAGTTCTTCTGATTTAACTACTGTCATCCAACAGTTAGCTAACGCATCAGAACAATTAACTGGTCAAATTCAAACTGCATCGAATGGAATGGGACAGTTATCAACTGGAATTAGTAGCTTGCAAGCAAATAGCAATCAACTTGCTTCAGGTGCAAATCAAATTTCAGCTGGTACAGTTCAATTGATGAACAACAATGCTACTTTAAATAATGGCGCAAGTTCTCTAAACAGTGGATTGAATTCACTGAATGGACAAGTGCCAACACTTACAGGTGGCATTGCTCAATTGAGTGACGGGGCCAACCAATTAAATTCTGGTCTCTCACAACTTGATGCTAATGGTGCTACTATTACTTCAGGTGCTGGTCAATTGGCTAGTGGTGCAACGCAAATCAATAGCGGTGCTCAACAACTTCAATCAGGATCCTCACAAATGGGAACTGGTTTGAATCAATTGAGTGACGGAACAACTGATTTAACCACATCGCTTGCTAACGGTGCCAAAGAGTCAAAAGTTAACCCTACTAAGTTAACTTATGACCAAGTAGCACAACCAACAACTACAAAACACACCGAACGTGATGATGCTCCAAATAACGGTACTGGTATGGCTCCATATATGATTTCCGTATCACTATTCGTTGGAGCACTGGCATTTAACCTGATGTTCGACTTGTACACACCTAGAAAATACCCACACAGTGCTATGGGTTGGTGGGCAAGTAAAGCATCCCTCAAAACAGGTTTTGCCTTGTTTGAAAGTCTCTTGATCTACTTGCTACTTACAACGATTGACGGACTTGCACCAGTTCATCCGTTCGCAACATTATTGATGATATTCTTGACCGGAACTACTTTCATGGAGATAGTTTCGTGGTTGAATTTAGTCGCAGGAAAAGTAGGATCCTTCATAAGTATGATTCTCCTAGTTCTCCAATTGGGTGGTTCCGCCGGGACTTACCCAATTCAGTTATCAAACGGTTTCTTCAATGCCATCCATCCATGGCTACCTATGTCTTATTCAGTAGACGGGTTTAGAGATACCTTGATGACCGGCAATTCATCCTGGCCGGAATTGTTAATATTATTCGCAATCACATTAGTCTTTATGGGATTGACAATGTTGTTCTACCTTAGAAGAAAATCACGTATCAAAGAGATGGACTTCCACGAAGAACAAGCTGAACATTCAATCGTTTAG
- a CDS encoding ABC transporter ATP-binding protein — protein MAQLTIDNVNRILHDNNGQRINVLEDINFNVESGEFISIIGPSGCGKTTLLRLISGLDTPEQGQVTVDDKLITEPDVSRGYVFQHGSLFPWETIKENISSGLKAVDGHNYDKKLVNQYIELMGLKGFENAYPHQVSGGMAQRAALARSIVLKPELLLLDEPMGALDAFTRADVQDVIQRVWQQTKTTMILVTHDIDEAIYLGTRIIVMTPRPGRIKEIVTNPLEFPRNRTSDEFLQFRREIQDKLNFGVTE, from the coding sequence ATGGCTCAACTTACGATAGATAATGTAAATCGAATTTTACATGATAACAATGGACAACGAATCAATGTCCTAGAAGATATCAACTTTAACGTTGAATCTGGTGAATTCATTTCCATAATTGGTCCTTCTGGATGTGGTAAGACGACATTGTTGCGATTGATTTCAGGCTTGGATACACCAGAACAAGGTCAGGTTACGGTCGATGATAAATTGATTACAGAACCTGATGTTTCAAGAGGCTATGTTTTCCAACATGGTAGTTTATTTCCATGGGAGACGATCAAAGAAAATATTAGCTCAGGTTTAAAAGCCGTCGACGGCCACAATTATGATAAAAAGTTGGTTAATCAATATATTGAATTGATGGGTTTGAAGGGATTTGAAAACGCTTATCCTCATCAGGTTTCCGGTGGTATGGCTCAACGGGCCGCATTAGCTAGATCAATTGTTTTGAAACCTGAATTATTGCTTTTGGATGAACCAATGGGAGCCTTAGACGCTTTCACTCGTGCGGATGTTCAAGATGTCATTCAACGGGTCTGGCAACAGACTAAAACTACGATGATTTTAGTTACTCACGATATTGATGAAGCTATCTATCTGGGTACACGTATTATTGTTATGACACCTCGTCCTGGTCGTATCAAAGAGATTGTGACAAATCCATTGGAATTTCCGAGAAATCGGACTAGTGATGAATTTTTACAATTTAGACGTGAAATTCAAGATAAATTGAATTTTGGTGTCACGGAATAA
- a CDS encoding ABC transporter permease, producing the protein MADTATSTNKQPQKLAEEEVTETKYWKPWRSSWNIVSLVTIVAAYIENQVVPSQEFVNNGAYKVFLAAYFVYLLVVYALGAVIHGKIRLYSGHFAQLNASLGLLLIIQDLLTEKFAIIKLPFFVSFSQVLDQIQTDHALLWASTWSSLGLWLISFIIGTLIGVVLGLFMGRYRQFNYWSFPFLKVIGIIPAAAWMPLTMVIFPTSYMAEIFLIAFSVWFPVAFMTIGGVQSISVDYFESAKTLGFSESQIIRKVVIPGALPNIFIGIYTAMGLSFTMLVISEMIGAKVGLGWYINWAKGVGNYTQVYAAIVIMAVLFSVIFSLITKIQEYSLRWRQGTN; encoded by the coding sequence ATGGCAGATACAGCTACATCAACTAATAAGCAACCACAAAAATTAGCTGAAGAAGAAGTAACGGAAACTAAGTATTGGAAGCCCTGGCGAAGCAGTTGGAATATTGTCAGTTTAGTTACTATTGTGGCAGCTTATATTGAGAATCAAGTCGTGCCGTCACAGGAATTTGTCAATAATGGCGCATACAAAGTTTTCCTTGCGGCATACTTCGTTTATTTATTAGTCGTCTATGCTTTAGGAGCAGTTATTCACGGAAAAATTAGATTGTACAGTGGGCATTTTGCTCAACTCAACGCTTCATTGGGGTTGTTACTGATTATTCAAGATTTATTGACGGAAAAGTTTGCGATTATCAAACTACCATTTTTCGTTAGCTTCTCGCAAGTTTTAGACCAAATCCAGACAGATCATGCATTATTGTGGGCATCGACTTGGTCATCTCTCGGTCTCTGGTTGATTAGTTTCATCATTGGAACATTGATTGGAGTGGTTTTAGGTCTATTCATGGGAAGATATCGTCAGTTTAATTACTGGTCATTCCCATTTTTGAAAGTTATCGGTATTATTCCAGCAGCAGCCTGGATGCCGTTAACGATGGTGATTTTTCCAACTAGTTATATGGCAGAAATTTTTCTAATAGCTTTCTCTGTTTGGTTTCCGGTAGCATTTATGACTATTGGTGGTGTTCAGAGTATATCGGTAGATTATTTTGAATCCGCCAAAACTTTAGGATTTTCGGAGTCACAAATTATACGTAAAGTGGTCATTCCTGGAGCTTTGCCAAATATCTTCATTGGTATATACACGGCTATGGGACTGTCATTTACAATGCTGGTTATTTCAGAAATGATCGGCGCAAAAGTAGGCCTTGGTTGGTACATCAACTGGGCAAAAGGTGTTGGGAACTACACCCAAGTGTATGCGGCTATCGTTATTATGGCGGTGCTATTCTCAGTTATTTTCAGTTTGATCACAAAAATTCAAGAGTACAGTTTGCGCTGGCGCCAAGGGACTAATTAG
- a CDS encoding ABC transporter substrate-binding protein has product MKIKKFIGLIVGVLAITFVLVGCSNNSSKSATSKDYKYGSITVPAKDGSVCNAPNYIAYEKGFFKKNGLKADLVANPRDISDLEAGFASGKYDAQNGDFQYLPAIQNGAQIKAVGGIHQGCIKLLVPKGSNITSVKDLKGKTIGIPAQGSTPQYVTSIALTHAGLDPKKDVTWKVFSTDLLAKAAEKGEVDAIGTVDPYAYQAQQESGFKAIIDNNNSTGSDKMAAMGMKKMGSCCYLYISNRLIQSNPAKAKAIAKSYQEAAEWINKHPEETAKIELTKGYVSKTKFINQKNVTQIIKDEHFHLNVSQGKQDLNYYISQLKKAGYLKKDTKNSQLLKQAYWDPKLSE; this is encoded by the coding sequence ATGAAGATTAAAAAATTTATTGGGTTAATTGTTGGTGTGCTGGCTATTACATTTGTATTAGTAGGTTGTAGCAACAATTCAAGTAAGAGTGCCACAAGTAAGGATTATAAGTACGGTTCAATTACAGTTCCGGCCAAAGATGGTTCGGTATGTAATGCGCCTAATTACATTGCTTATGAAAAAGGATTTTTTAAGAAAAATGGTTTGAAGGCGGACTTAGTTGCTAATCCGCGCGATATTAGTGATTTGGAAGCTGGATTTGCTAGTGGTAAATATGATGCTCAAAATGGTGATTTTCAATATTTACCAGCAATTCAAAATGGTGCACAAATTAAAGCTGTCGGCGGTATCCATCAGGGATGTATCAAATTACTTGTTCCAAAGGGTTCAAACATTACTAGCGTCAAAGATTTGAAAGGTAAGACTATTGGTATTCCGGCTCAAGGTTCAACGCCTCAATATGTAACATCTATTGCTTTGACTCATGCAGGATTAGATCCTAAAAAGGATGTTACTTGGAAAGTATTTAGTACTGATTTATTGGCAAAAGCCGCTGAAAAGGGTGAAGTTGATGCCATTGGTACCGTTGATCCATATGCTTACCAAGCTCAACAAGAAAGTGGTTTTAAAGCAATTATCGATAATAATAATTCAACTGGTAGCGACAAAATGGCTGCCATGGGAATGAAGAAAATGGGCTCATGCTGTTATCTTTATATCTCAAATCGTTTAATTCAATCTAATCCAGCCAAGGCAAAAGCTATTGCCAAGTCTTATCAAGAAGCTGCTGAATGGATCAACAAGCATCCTGAAGAAACTGCCAAGATCGAACTTACTAAAGGCTATGTTTCTAAAACTAAGTTTATTAATCAGAAAAATGTAACTCAAATCATTAAGGATGAACATTTTCATTTGAACGTATCTCAAGGTAAACAAGATTTGAATTATTATATTTCCCAACTTAAAAAAGCTGGTTATTTGAAGAAGGATACTAAGAATTCTCAATTACTTAAGCAAGCATATTGGGATCCAAAATTGAGTGAGTAG